The following is a genomic window from Prunus persica cultivar Lovell chromosome G7, Prunus_persica_NCBIv2, whole genome shotgun sequence.
GGCCTGTTGttgtattatgtaagtttGGAAATAGGATTTTATGGAATGATGAAGcctctttttgtatttgtgcGTATACAGTTTATCGGTGTCCAGTTCAGTGGCATATAGCAGCaataactatacaataaacatGCGTATAATGGCAATATTATGTCAATAAGAGTACAATAGAGTGATGATAGAGTTACAATATGATCCTATTACAGTACGTACTGCATCataatgttttttaaattatttggtccaaaaaaatactaataaataaacaaaaaattaattacaacCTAGAAAAAGGATGAATTATACATCCCTTAAAAGACATATGGCCTACAGTACAgaccttcaaaatgaactctacatatatatatataatgcatgccttgTAGCACCATCACATCCCCCCCTAAATTACACAAACATgacaccccaaaacctcatgctCCTTCCTCTTTCAACCCTTAAATTATCTATTGGATGCCCAATACTAGATGACTGCTTGGGGGGTGGGATACCCTGCAACTCCATAACAGAATTGGTAGGGGAGAGTGGTTCTGGGAAGACGCAGCTTTGTCTCCAACTTACGGTACGAGCTCAGCTCCCACCCTCACATGGCGGACTAGGGGGCTCCTCCGTCTACATATTCACAGAATTCAGCTTCCCATTTCGTCGATTGCAACAACTAGGCAACCTTTATCATGCATCGTACCCCAACTTAATAAGGTTGGAGCCATTGGAAGACATATATGTTCATGGTGTTCATGGTGTTCATGATGCTCAACAACTCATCCATGTCCTTGGAGACATAGAAGCATTTATTGCCATTGATCACACCCGCCTACCTATGAAACTCATTGTCATTGATTCCATTGCTGCATTGTTCCGATCACAGTATCAGACAACACCAGCAGATTTGAAACGGCGGTCTGAAATGTTCTTCAACATATCTGGCACATTGAAGGGTTTAGCAAATAAGTTTGGGTTGGCGGTGGTTGTCACCAACCAAGTGGTGGATTTTATTGGGCCACATGATAAAGTGAATGGGGTGAGGTTGGGAAACTTGGAGTCCCTGGACACATCAGGCAGACGGGTGATTCCAGCTTTGGGACTGGCTTGGGCACATTGCATAAATTCAAGAGTGTTCTTGGAAAGACATGAGCAATCTATTGAGGTTAACATTCGTAATGCTCTTTCAACAAATATATGTAGTCAAACACATAGGACATTTCACCTTGTATTTGCCCCACATCTGGCCTATACATCGGCCGAATTTGTAATCATAAAAGAAGGTATAGTCGGAGTATCACAATAACTGTGTAATATAGGAATTCTAAGAACTTTAATGATTTGGATCCATTTGGAATTACATTCCAGTCCCTTTAATTTTGCACTCAAATTATAATAGCAATCTGGAAGCAATACCAATACAATAAAAGTCcaatataatagcaatctgtCAGCAATACAGCATGCTGTAGCAATGCAACCcaaattatgcaaatttaaaagaattcccattcaacataacacgaaacccaccacaaataaaagtagagTTTACATGACCTACCAAAGCAACACAAATCATATTGTCTAAGATACATTGCGCAATGGAATATTGTTTTTATAGGTGCTTTTATTGTGGCCTGCAGAACCGCACCTTGAGCACTTTCTTCTAATGGTGCCCTCTCCTTGCGAGGGAATTCTTATCTTCTTTCATCTGCCTGGCATGACCCTTGCCATCGGAGGCAGCACAACTCGACTTCGAACATCTTCAGGAATATCCCACATTCCGTGAGGTTGTACCGGGTAGATGCTATCCGAATAAGCATCCATCCAGGTTTTCCGAGTGTAATACCGAGAAGCCTTTGCGTATACATTTACTTTCAAGAAGCGGCAAACTGCAACTACATGCTTGCAAGGTAGCTGCTCAAGCTGAAACTTTCTACAACTACAACTGTTGTTCGTCAAATTTACGAGGCCGTCCATATCACCGTCCAAAACATTAAACTGTGCATTATTTACTTTAACCACATTCATCCTTGCAGCATCCTCCAACCTGTTCCTCAACTTCTTCTCTCCAAACTTGGGGCACAATGTTGTTGTGCAATTCAAAGCCAACTCACGACGTTCGGTGAACCATTTCACAAGGAGATTAACAATTTCCCCTATCAAATGAACCACTGGCAGCATCCTTGCAAACCTAAGGACTGAGTTGATTGACTccgcaatatttgttgtcaTTACATTGTAGCGGCGTCCATCCATGTGAGCTCTAGACCACTTATGTAACCCTGCCTCTTCAAGATATTGAGCAACATGTTCCTTTCGCTTGATCTTGCGAAAATGACAATCAAATTCAACAATGGAATAAGATTTCACAGCCTGCTCAAAGTGCATAAGTATGTGATCACGCTTTTTCAACTTGCAAGTGCGTTTCATGTTCCCCTTCATATGATAAAAGCATATGCCATGTTGTGCAGTTGGAAAAATTTCGTTCCACACATTCTCTATGCTAACATTGCGATCAGAAATAATAACAAGATTGGGACATTCACCAAATCCATGCCATGATGCATCCGTCTccaaatccccgatcccaAAAGCAAGAGGATATATGTTTCGATTACCATCGACTGCATTTGCTACGAACATAACACCCTTGTACTTGGATTTTAAATGAGTGGCATCCACGGCTATCACTGGGCGCATGGAAGAACGGAACCCTCTAATACATGCGCCAACcgccataaataaatacacaaagtGATTGTTCTCATCAGTTTGGATGTGTGTTTTTGTGCCGGGATTCATACGCTCCAATTCATAGCAATAagctggaaggatataatatgCCTCCTCCGCTGATCCTCTAATGGACAATAGAGCGAACTCCCTTGCTTTCCAAGCTTTCGAATAATGGATGGTGCAACCAAAGTTGTGTTTCACATCTCTCATAATGTCACTTGGTGTGTATATTGTCCGAGAATCCTTCAACTTCCTTTTAAGTGAAGTGGCTACAAGTGCTGCGGTTGCTTGACGATGCTTGTCACTTACGAACCTCAAATCACATTCATGGACAGTTGTACACCTCACAATCATGAAGCTGTATTCTCCAATTCTCGATGCTCGGACCTGCCATGGGCATGGACGTTGACAACAAACCACAAGCAACCTCTTAGTGCAAGAGAATTACACCTTAAATTCAAAGTGGCCTCTTAATGCCGTCAACCGTAACTCCGTCAACAATGCTTTCTTACTAGAAAAAATTTGCCCAACTGTAATTTTCGGATTCCAATCACTTCGTGAAAACCCGCTGTCCAAATatgcttcttcatcatttacaCTGGCTGCATTGTACCGATTTTGTTCACCCATTTGACTCCAATAATGTTGACGAGTGGGTTCAGATTCTCCTCCTAAACGCATTATTGGCAACTGGGCAGTTGTGTTGAAGCAGCCCAAATTAGGAGGGGCAGAGTACACTgacacttcatttctttcagtactattatcaccaccatgcatctcctccacctcgctaaaatcaatcatatcCACAAAATATGTCCCTACTTCACCTCCCACATCAGTGACATTTGTATTATTCCAAGTTACTTCATTGCTTTCAACAATGGCAACTGAAGAATGACCCATCCGACTACTATCTGTCGTGATATGCATACTATGAACTACATCATTTGTCAGTCATTTATCTTCTATACTCACGAGTAAGGGAGCTAGTTTTGAAGGTGTTACCTCGGAATtgtacttcataaaaaaattgacatcatcatcgtcctcaatctttatgtgcttccactcattcgaggccaccaaaactgagaattttaagcaaaccttGTCTTCCCTGCTGTTTGTATTACCAATCTGATGCACTTGGTCCAACAGTTCAGCAAATTTGATGGTCCGTGGAACTATTAAGCCTTTTGAGTCACCCCCTTCGTGTTTGCACATCTTCTTCGAGGTgacccattttccattgtagcacacgagaataacaattgtctccatttctgaccatgacaaaacaacatttcattaacacaatataaccacaataaccatacaatacaatagcaatataagcacaatataacagcaatatataagcaatataatggcaatataacagcaatacgaCTGTAAAATAAGAGGAACACAACAGAATCACACTATACAGATCTACTACATCAAATAGaaaatcccaagtttcaaaattcacatatccagaccaatctaaatgcaattggtacaaacccagatgaatgagcatgaatattcaacaaaacctaacccaaagaaattaaagccaaaacgaatttaacacaaacccaaacaatcaaactataacccatttcacataatcccactgatattaagaaaataaccatcaacACTACCTTTTCGAGGTCGTCAATCCACTAGAGCTTCAAGGTTGCAAGCAGCTATTCAGAAGACATAGCTAAAGGGAGGGGTTGGCGATTCCAAACAGAGAGCAAGAGATCGAATAGGGGAGAAAGAGACATAATgaagctagagagagaaatagcTACGCTATGagaaagagagcaaagagagagacagagagttgtgctagagagagagagagccaagagagagagagccaagatagagagagccaagagagacacagagagttgtgatagacagataccaaagagaaagagagctgtgccacagagagagagagagagagagagagagagagagctgtgtgAGCTTCTTCTCTCTAAAATTTCTGAACTTGTGAAAAATCAgcaataagtggacaataattttatatttataggtgataattgtacaaaaattgggaaagggtggtatttttaattaaaattatgaaatgggtGTCATTTTAAGCTATTTCCCTATAATTTATGGCCCATGGGCTACCAAAAAGTCAAGGTCAGCCCTGACtatttggattggattgtCAGGATATGTGTTGGGTATAGTAGTAGCCACATTAACATTTAACGTCAGATCAAACGGTCAATCTAACGAGCGGTGTAAATTggtcaaattttgaaatgtttggtatgaaattgaaaccttAGATCCCATTTCAATGTGGACCCTAAACCTTGACGGAGTGAAATGCCGTTAGTCCATAATTTTATCACGTGGGAATTGCAAATACCCCTGTTCATCAATTTTCCCTTTGATTTTTGTGATCCTTTAATCAGGTTATTCTTCACATAATTTTGGGATTCATGCTGAATAATTAAGTTTCTAATATTGCATGATTGTTGTGGTTACCTTGAGTGGTATACAGTCTCACATGGCTTGAGTTGTAAAAGTTGAAGTTTTATATGTGCAAAgttttatgtattttaataCAATCAATATTGGGGTTCTCACACACACTTTTCAAAGTGTCATGATGGTTCGAATCTCAGACTACTAGTTTGTAAGTCAATGCTCTTTTCATTGAGCTAGATCTTGTTGGCTTATATGTGTAGAGTTTCTCTCTTCGTAATTGTAAAAGTTGAAGTTTTATATGTgcaaagttttatttatttatttattttaatacaattaATGTTGGGGTTCTCACACACTATTTAAGGTGTCATGATGAGTCTAACATGAGACTACTAGTTTGTAAGTCAAGACCTTTTTCATTGGACTATACTTTATTGGCTTATATGTGTagagtttctctctcttcgtaAGATGCATTTTGAGCGTGGAACAAAACCCCTATGATTTAAAGAATTaaacatattaaattaaagtagtCCAGTGTCTAGTATTTTGAGTTAATTCGCAAAGAGGAATGCTAGCCATAATCTCCTTAGACGACTTTAgcttggcaaaaaaaaaaacaaagaacagcgCCGCATCTCAGGGGAGGTGGTCAATGACCCTCCTCCCTCCTCCCTCGTTCTCTCCCCTACCCCCCTTCTGCCTCTTTCTccatctttgtttttcttatctcCTTCTGTTTTTACtctactttttttgtttttctttctttttctttcctcttcctctttcttctttcctttccttcaCCTTTTCGGGTTGTTGCTCTCTTTTTGGTGAACcagtcgtgtgtttttttcttttctttcattttatcTTTTGCCTCGGTCCCTCCCCATTTCCTCCATCTTTccctttttccttccttttctttctcttccacATTTTGGGTTACTGCTTTGCAGAGCcgttttctctcttttttttttcctctttaacttggttgttttttgttttaggcGAAATTACCGGTTTTTTCCAGGTGGTGTGTTTACAGGTTTTGCTACGCTTTTTCTGTTCTTATCGCCGGAGGCTGCATGTTATCATCGGGTCTCAACCACTATCATTGGCTCTTTGACTCCACAGATCTCTCCTGTCGGTTTCCCTCGGTGGCACCTATGGAGTTTTGTACGCCCTTAAAGTGCAAATAGCACTTATTGCTTGGATTATGGTAGCACTACTCGTTGCATTTATTGCTTGGATCAAGCTCATAAACAAGGGAATTTCAAGCTCATAAACAATCTGAAATGGACGATTTGTACTCCATCCATTATTCCACATTATGAAAGCTTGTATATTCATGACATGACTGGGCACATAAGGCATTCCTTGTCCCAAAAGTAGGAAAGATTTATTTTCGCCCGTAAATATTGGTCTGTTGGCATGCTCATTACTTGATCTAGAAGCAATTATGTAATAAAAATTGTTTACTATATGCAAACATATAACtctaaacacaaaaagaaactagagaaaatacgaaccaaaaaagaaggg
Proteins encoded in this region:
- the LOC109950308 gene encoding DNA repair protein XRCC3 homolog, giving the protein MAYSTDLQNELYIYIYNACLVAPSHPPLNYTNMTPQNLMLLPLSTLKLSIGCPILDDCLGGGIPCNSITELVGESGSGKTQLCLQLTVRAQLPPSHGGLGGSSVYIFTEFSFPFRRLQQLGNLYHASYPNLIRLEPLEDIYVHGVHGVHDAQQLIHVLGDIEAFIAIDHTRLPMKLIVIDSIAALFRSQYQTTPADLKRRSEMFFNISGTLKGLANKFGLAVVVTNQVVDFIGPHDKVNGVRLGNLESLDTSGRRVIPALGLAWAHCINSRVFLERHEQSIEVNIRNALSTNICSQTHRTFHLVFAPHLAYTSAEFVIIKEGIVGVSQ
- the LOC109950309 gene encoding uncharacterized protein LOC109950309, with protein sequence MGEQNRYNAASVNDEEAYLDSGFSRSDWNPKITVGQIFSSKKALLTELRLTVRASRIGEYSFMIVRCTTVHECDLRFVSDKHRQATAALVATSLKRKLKDSRTIYTPSDIMRDVKHNFGCTIHYSKAWKAREFALLSIRGSAEEAYYILPAYCYELERMNPGTKTHIQTDENNHFVYLFMAVGACIRGFRSSMRPVIAVDATHLKSKYKGVMFVANAVDGNRNIYPLAFGIGDLETDASWHGFGECPNLVIISDRNVSIENVWNEIFPTAQHGICFYHMKGNMKRTCKLKKRDHILMHFEQAVKSYSIVEFDCHFRKIKRKEHVAQYLEEAGLHKWSRAHMDGRRYNVMTTNIAESINSVLRFARMLPVVHLIGEIVNLLVKWFTERRELALNCTTTLCPKFGEKKLRNRLEDAARMNVVKVNNAQFNVLDGDMDGLVNLTNNSCSCRKFQLEQLPCKHVVAVCRFLKVNVYAKASRYYTRKTWMDAYSDSIYPVQPHGMWDIPEDVRSRVVLPPMARVMPGR